From the Planktothricoides raciborskii GIHE-MW2 genome, the window ATGTTTCTCTGGAAACCCTGCATTTTATTCACACCCATAAAACTGGGGCTTTATTAGAAGCTTGTGTGCTTTGTGGGGCGATTTTGGGCGGCGCTAGTGAAGAAACCTTGCAAAGACTTTCTCGTTATGCTCAAAATATTGGGTTGGCCTTTCAGATTATTGATGATATTCTCGATATCACTCAAACCCAAGAGCAATTAGGTAAAAGTGCCGGGAAAGACTTGGCAGCCCAAAAAGCAACTTATCCCAGTTTCTTGGGGCTAGAAGAGTCGGAACGGCAGGCTATTCAGCTAGTTGCCGAGGCAAAAGCCCAGTTAGCACCGTTTGGTCAGCAGGGGATGCCCTTATGCGCGATCGCGGACTTTATCACCAGTCGAACTTACTAGGCAATACAGACGGACGTAGCAGCACATTCCTGTGTCCGGTTATAGCTGGTTAGGACAGCGACAGGTTAACCTAAATGCTAGGCTATTCAAGGCTCCCTAATCGAAACTCACAAAAGGTGCAATACCCCATGAAGGAATTTGGCCATATCCTCGACAACCGGGTCTTGCTGGTTGCGGTGATTGCCTGTTTACTCGCCCAATTCTTAAAACTCTTTTTCGAGTTGGTGAAAAATCGCCAGCTTAATTTTCACTTACTGGTTGAATCTGGCGGGATGCCGAGTTCTCATTCAGCCCTAGTCACCGCCCTGGCAGCCGGTATCGGTCAAACCGTGGGTTGGTCAAGCACTGAGTTTGCCCTGGCGACCATTTTCGCGGTGATTGTCATGTACGACGCGGCTGGAGTTCGTCGGGCTGCTGGGGATCAGGCTCGTGTCCTGAACCAAATTATCGAGTTATTTGAAGATCATCAATTTACCGAAGACCGTCTTAAAGAAATTCTTGGCCATACACCTTTTCAAGTGTTGGTCGGTTCGATCTTAGGGGTAATCGTCGCCTGGGTTGGTTCATTCGCTTATTAAGCTTTTGCTGAAATATAGCACTTGTCAGAGTTGTGAAGTACAAAAAAAACCTGTCATTCCCGCGCAGGCGGGAATCCAGAAAACCTCTGTAATCCGCATTGCGAAGTACAAAAAAAACCTGTCATTCCCGCGCAGGCGGGAATCCAGAAAACCTCTGTAACCCGCATTGCTACCGCTATAACGGGTAGTTTATCTGATAAAAATTACTCAGCCCAGGCAACGCTTTTCCGTTAAAATCTAAGTAAAAATTTGCCTTCAAAACCATGTCCCAACAACCTACACTTGGCGTAAATATTGACCATATTGCTACCATTCGCCAAGCCAGACGCACCGTAGAACCTGACCCCGTAGCGGGCGCCGTGTTGGCGGAACTCGCAGGCGCTGATGGGATTACGGTGCATTTGCGGGAAGACCGCCGCCATATTCAAGACCGTGACGTGCGTTTGTTGCGGCAAACGGTGCGGACTCATTTGAATTTGGAAATGGCAGCTACCCCAGAAATGGTGCAAATTGCCCTCGACATTAAGCCAGACTATGTAACCCTGGTGCCGGAACGTCGAGAAGAAGTGACCACCGAAGGAGGACTCGATATCGCCGGTCAATGCGATCGCCTCACCGAGGTCGTGTCCCAATTACAAGGCGCAGGCATTCCCGTCAGCCTATTTATTGATGCCGATGACGCACAGATCGAAGCTTCCGCCAAGACTGGCGCCAAATTCATTGAACTGCACACTGGGGCTTATGCGGAAGCCAAAGGCGAAATCGCCCAGGCGAAGGAATTGGCAATTTTAACCCAAGGATGCCAAAAAGCTCGTCATATGGGTTTGCGCGTCAATGCCGGTCATGGTCTAACCTATTGGAATGTGCGCCCAATTGCTTGCATCGAAGGCATGGAAGAACTCAATATTGGACATACAATTATCTCTCGTGCTGTTCTGGTCGGCATGGAGCGAGCGGTCCGAGAAATGAAACAAGCCATCAGAGGCGAAGTTTAATTTGTTCTTTGTTGTTGGTTGTTGGTTGTTGGTTGTTGGTTGATTGTTGTTGGTTGATTGTTGATTGTTGTTGGTTGATTGTTGATTGTTGTTGGTTGTTGGTTGATTGTTGATTGTTGATTGTTGATTGTTTGTTGATTGTTGATTGTTGTTGGTTGATTGTTGTTTGTTGTTTGCCAACAACCACCAACTAACAACCATTAACCAAAGAATCCCTACCCACCAAGTAACAACTAACAACCACCAACTAACAACCAAAGAATCCCTACCGAACAACCACCAACCACCAACCACCAACCAACCACCAACAACTAACCCATATATTAATCGTCAATCAAATTGTCAAAAACTATGCAAACTTATCATTATGTCTTAGCGAGTCAACGTTTCTTATTAGAAGAAGAACCCTTTGAAGAAGTGCTCAAAGAACGCACTCGCCACTATCAAGAAACTAACAAAGAAATTGATTTTTGGTTAGTCAAACAACCGGCTTTTTTGGAAGCCCCAGAAATGAAGGATATTAAAGCAAAAGTGCCTCAGCCATCAGTGGCGGTGATTTCTACGAATCCCCAGTTTATTACTTGGTTGAAACTGCGTTTAGAATATGTGGTTGTGGGCAAATTTGATGCTCCTTCTGCTTCGATTCCTAATCCCTTAGCTTCTCTGGTTTCCGCTTAGAAAATTCGGGAAATCTTGACCGGCAATTGATATCATTTTTGCATCAGTCATTCCTAACGATGCCCCAAACCTCCCTGTTGTTGTCAGGGGGGTTATTCTTTGTTGGTTGTTGTTGGTTGTTGGGTAGGGATTCTTTGGTTGTTGGTTGTTGTTTGTTGGTTGAGGGGCGCAATGCTTGTGCCCCTATGCATAAATTTTGGTAAATGGTATTACAATATTGTCAGTATGTAACTGCAAACTTTATGCTGTGGAAACCCATCGAAGATTTATCATCCAATTGGCAAGATTTAGCCAGTGTTGAATTGCCACCTCTAGTCACGGTTTGGAACGAGCAAGCAGATCGCTTGCGGCAATCTGGAGAGTTTCAAACTTTCAGCGAAAAACTCCGACGGGAAATCGCGATTGAAACGGGAATTATTGAGCGATTGTACACCATAGATCGCGGCATCACTCGGTTATTAATCGAACAGGGAATTAATGAGGCATTAATTCCTCACGGAGCTACAGATATTCCAGTTAAACAGGTAGTTTCCCTGATTAAAGACCAAGAAGCTGCCATTGAGGGATTATTTGATTTTGTTGGGGGACAAAGAAATCTATCCACTTCTTATATCAAGCAGTTACATCAAGTTTTAACTCAGAGTCAGGACAGCACAGAAGCCTTAAATCAACAGGGAAAAATCTTTAAGGTTTCTTTAATTAAAGGCGACTGGAAACGTCAACCGAATAACCCCCTAAGACCTGATGGCACGATTCACGAGTATTGTCCTCCCGAACAAGTGGCATCGGAAATGGATCGATTGATAGCATTACATCATCAACATCGAGAACAAAAAGTTACTCCTGAAATTGAGGCGGCTTGGTTGCATCATCGGTTTACCCAAATTCACCCATTTCAAGATGGAAATGGTCGAGTAGCTCGTTGTTTAGCGAGTTTAGTATTCATTCAAGCGAGTTGGTTTCCTTTGGTGATAACCCGTGACGATCGCGCCGTTTATATTGCCGCTTTGGAAGATGCCGATCGCGGTGATTTGTCGAGTTTAATTAATCTTTTTGCCAAGAGTCAAAAGCAAGCATTTTTAAGAAGCCTTGGTTTATCAGAGCAAGTGCTATCAGAGACTAGAAGAGCCCAAGTCATTCTGGCGGCGATCGCGGATAAATTGCAACAAAATCAGTTAGCTTCGGTTCAGGAAAAATGTCAGAAATCAGAAAGTTTTGCTGCCATTTTATTTGATATCGCTTCTCAGCGCTTCCAGGAAATTGCTGATGACATTAAACTATCTGTCCAAAATTTATTAAGTGATGCGGCAGTTTTCACAATTGCTGCCCCCGTTGGCGATCGGCGATCTCATTACCATCGCTATCAAGTGGTGGAAACCGCTAAACAATTAGGATATTTTGCCAACCTGCGGAACTATCACACTTGGATTCAGTTGGTGATTAATATAGAAACATCCGTAACGGTTCTTCTTTCTTTTCATGTTCTCGGCCATGAATACCGTGGTTTACTTATCTGTAATGCCTGTGCTTATCATCGAGATAATGGTGAAGAAGGGGAACCTACTATTAGCGATCTTCAGCCTTTAACCGATTCACCTTTTCAATTTTCCTACGCTGATGAATCAGAAAATTTGATTCCCCGTTTCCAAAAGTGGCTAGAAGATGTCATTGTCACGGGTTTAGAGTATTGGAATAAGAGTATTTAAGCAAATTCCCGAATATATAGCAGTCCTAAATCAATCGTAATATTTTTGTAGGGGCGATCCGATGGCGGTGGTCGCCCCTGCCCCTACAGGAAATAAGGATAAATAGGGGTTATTGGTTATTGGTTATTGAATCTGTAGGGGCGAAGCATTCGGGCAAAGAATCTACAGGAAAAAATCAAAAATTTATTACCCGAATGCTTCGCCCTGACATATATAGTACCTGACATATATAGTAATTTTAAATAAACAGATTTTTTGAAATTACTATATGTGAAACAAACCGTTTTATTGCCTGAGTAGATTCTTATGTTGGGTTTCGTTCCTCAACCCAACCTACAGATTACTATAAACCACAGACGGCAACCCCAGACCCAAAATCAGATGGGGTTAACCTCGCTTAAGTTCCGCTTGCGGTAATAACAAAGTAGCCTCGATTTCTTCTCGGACTTCGCGACTCACAAGGCGAGCTTGTTGCAAACATTGGACTAGCAACAGATTGCTATTATAGTAATCCTTTAATAGCTGGTGTTGTCCATCACTGAATTGCCAATCGTGACCGACATTGCGATACTGAATCATCACCGTTCTTAACTGTTCCGTCCAGGCTTTTCCTTCATCTTGGTGGAACCATTGATCAAGGGCTGCTGAGTCAGAGTATGACGGTAATTGACTTTTTAACTTTTGCAGTGCTGCTTTGAGTTCAGGGTCGCGGCCATTTTTCTCTAAAATAGCTAAGGAGTCATTGAGAATTGTTGGGGCATTCCGGTTTGTAGCATAAGCAAGAATGCCATTTCGATCTTCAACCTGACCCGGTTTAAGCGGAAAATACAAATCCCGGTCAAGGTTTTCATCAATCGTGCGATCGAGTCCATAGTCTAATCCCTGAAATTTTTTGATGACGCTGGGATCTTGGAGATTTTGGTTTAAAGCAATCCCCAAATCTACTTTGAGAAATACATCGATCACTATTTCGTAGGACAAGCCGCGATCTTCACATAAAAAATGTTGCAAATAACCATCTAAAGCTGGCTCAAGATAATCGGCTCGAACCGCCGCTGGTTTATAAGGATGCTCAACTGAATCAGCCTTTTCCTTTAACCATACCAGCAGGTTTTGGATATCTTCATCTCCCGCCACAATTTGGTCAACTTTTTGCTTCATTAACTTGAGCAAATAATCCGCATTGGTCAGCATTTCCACAGTTAAGAGAAACACCTCGCGCCATTGCTTATTCGCTATGTGACTCACCAAGGTGTTAAAAGTCTCTTGCAAGGTATCAGGGTCGGTATTATTGACAATTTGACGAGCCGTAAAATATTCTTGAAAGGTCAAGTGAGAAAATGAGTAAATATGCTGGGCTCTTTCGACTAAAATCCCATGGTGGGCTTCAATTCCTTTCAGCACCGATTTACTATTCCCGCGCAACTCATTGGCATCAGTTTGAGCATGGAGTAAATTGCGGATATACTCAACAATATACCCTTGAATTTCCTCTTGGTCAAAGAAAAGCTTACCTTGGGTGAAAGTAGTATAAGCCAAATAACTCAGTAAATCCGCTCTCTGCTGACTGTCTAAACCTTCGTAAAGTTCTGACCGCTCAATATTCCGCTGAAGATCCAACTTTTCCAGGAGCAATTCTAATGCCTCTTTGTAGAGTTGCGAACGTTTCTGGAAAAGTTGTCCTGACTCCGCAAACGCCCAACACAAAAGGCTTAAAAGCAAGGGATTGCTTGTTAGTTCTTTACTCGGTTTATTAGCATTTAGCTTCTGATGGAATTTCTCAATTAAGTCTTGGGCGCGATCGGGAAATTCCTTGGTAAACCATTTCTGGGCAAAATCCTTAACCTGTTTCTCGTCAAAATCTGCCACCTCAACTTCGGTGAACTTATCAAAAATACATTCGTAGGCGGCAATTCGGCAGGTCATCACACAGGGATTTTTAGGAAAGTCTCGCAGAAACTCCGGAACTTGATCGATCAGACGCTTACTTGCTTCTTTTTTGACTTCATCCAGCCCATCCAGTAACAGAAAAACCTTGCCTTCACTTAACAATGTCACCACTTGTTCAGAGGTCACGCCCTTAAGCTGCATCCATTTTTGGATGTAAGTGAGTAAACTAGGTTGACCTTCAGCCACCGGGATATTTCTTAACGTAATAAATACTGGCACTAAGTCCGGCTTAAATTTCCCGGAATTACACTGAATAGCCAAATGCTTTAAAAACGTGGTTTTTCCCGCTCCAGGTTTCCCTAACACAAATAACTTTTCATGGTCTTCAACCGCTGTTAAGGCGGGAACTCGCGATTTTTGAATTGCTCCACAGCCCAAACGGTCAGAATCCTCTGACTGACAATCATCCTCTGACTGACAATCTTTGGCCAATGTCTCTAATTCTCTCCAAGTTCTAGAGGTCACTCTTTCCAGGATATTTACCTCAGTGTAGATATCATCCAAGCCAATCGGCTGGGGCATATTCAAAAGCTTCATGGTGCCGCATTCGTCTTGAATATAGTCTTTGACTTTTGCCCGGGTAGTTTTCACCAAGGTTTCGATATCAAGTCCTTCTTGAGCGCGGGCATAAGCTCGGTTGATGGCACTTTTCAGCGTTTTTTTCCTAACTTTTTCCTTTGTGGCTTCGGACAGGAACTTATATAGTTTGGGAGCTACATTACGGCTCAGATGTTCTCGCGTTACCCCTGGACAGTCTTGGGCGATTTCTTTGAAGGCTTTGCCTTGCCAAATCCCCTGGAAAATAGCTCTTTCTAGGTCAGTCAGTCCTTGCCCCTCTCGATGCTGAAGAGGCAATTCCTCTACAAAGCGTAACGCGGTGTTCAGATCAATATCAGCCATTGGTTTACCTCTATATTTGTTGATCCATTTTTCTAGCAGGAGCTTGATGTCCGGCGTGATTATGGCAGTTGCTATGTTGGCGATCGCGCCTGTAATCCCTCCAGTCAGAGTAGAGAGCAGCGTCGTCGGAACGATAACTACAATACCCAGAAATAGTCTGCTGCTAAGTTTTCTCAAGTCTAACATAATTTGCTCCCCAACCTAGGTAGATATTAATAGCTTAATTGCTTAAATAAAATTTGTCTATACTTTAGCCTGATATTGGATAAAGACTGTAATTTGCTGTAATTTAACTGTTTTTCATCAAAAGCTGTATTTGGCTGTAATTTACTGTAATTTTATTTTTTGATAAAAAAGCTGTATTTTACGGTAATTTTATGTATGGTTTTATTTGAAAAAATAGGCCACAATTTGGTTAAGACAATTTCAATACCATTTGGGCTAAACCTATGAACAAAATTGTGGTAATTGCTTTAGCGACTCAGTTAATTTTTATCTTGGGAGAAGTGCCAGCCGCTGGCTACCTGAGCAAATGGGGACTTGATAGCAGCAGCTTTTCCCATCCCTGGTTTTTACTGTTCTCAGTGACGCGGATTATTGGCATAGCTGGGCAGCTTTATCTTTGGTCTAATGCCCAGTTAGGCTTAATTGCCGCTTTAATGGGCAGTTGTGGCTTAATTTTGCATAACTTACTGGGGACTTTTGTGTTGCATCAACCGCCTTTGTCTTCCCAGGGCTATGTAGGGTTATTTTTGGCGGTGGTGAGTATCTTTTTGTTGGCAGCTAAGTAACTGATTGGTTATTTGTTGTTGGTTGATGGTTGTTGGTGGTTGGTTGAGGGTTGCTGATTGGCGGTTCGGGCTGGGAAGGTCTCAGATGTATCAAAAGATTCGCCAATTTTGGTAAAAACTACTATAATTACCAAACACAGGCAAAAAGTAGGGTTTCACCCACTCACTCAACCACTCACTCAACTCAACCACCAACTATGTTTACCACTGCATTTCTAGAACGGGATGCCACCGCAGGCAACCAAGTGCCGGATAACCTCTATGAAGCGATCGCCGCCCTGAAAAAAGAACTCAACGCCGTCATCCTCGCCCACTACTACCAAGAGTCAGAAATTCAAGACATTGCGGACTATATCGGCGACTCCTTGGAACTTTCCCGCAGGGCTGCCAACACCGACGCGGATGTAATTGTCTTTGCTGGGGTTCACTTTATGGCGGAAACGGCCAAAATTCTCAACCCTGACAAACTGGTGCTTTTGCCCGACCTAAATGCTGGTTGTTCCTTAGCGGATACTTGTCCCCCAGACGCTTTTGCCGAATTCAAAGCTGCCCACCCAGATCATAAGGTAATTTCTTATATCAACTGTTCTGCTGGCATTAAAGCCATGAGCGATATTATTTGCACGAGCTCTAATGCGGTGAAAATTGTCAGCCAAATTCCCAAAGATCAACCGATTATTTTTGCCCCAGACCGCAATCTTGGTCGCTATGTTATGGAACAAACCGGGCGAGATTTGGTGCTCTGGCAGGGTAGCTGTCTTGTCCATGAAAACTTTTCTGAAAAGAAAATTGTCCAACTGAAAATTCAACATCCAGAAGCGGAAATTATCGCTCACCCAGAGTGCGAAGCGCCGGTACTCCGTCATGCGAATTATATTGGGTCAACAACCGCTTTATTGAAGTATGCCCAAGCAAGTTCTAGTTCAACTTTTATTATTGTCACTGAACCGGGCATCATTCACCAAATGAGTAAGCAAGCCAATGATAAAACTTTTATCCCGGCACCGCCTACGAGTAATTGTGCTTGTAATGAATGCCCTTATATGCGGCTGAATACTTTAGAGAAATTATATCTTTGTATGAAAAATCGCTCTCCAGAAATTACTTTACCAGAAGATATTCGGATTGCGGCTTTGCGACCGATTCAGCGGATGCTGGAAATGAGCGCTTAATTTTCATCTTAATCTGATGTGGTGGAGCCATGAATTGCCCGGTAGCGATCGCTCACCATCTGATGATGAAACTATCACCAGGGCAATTAAATTTGGTCGTAATTCTCAACTAAAATTGTGGGTTATATACCCCCCCGTGTTTTTCAGGAAAAAAGCGGCTTCAGGGTTAATTTACCCACAATTTTAGCGGGGAGCGATCGCCAATATAGGTTTGCCTTCCACGTTTCATGGTTGGTTTTCCTCCAATCATGTTGGGAAATCACTTCAAAAATTTGTTTCAATGTAACAAATATTCGGCGATTTAATCACAGATTTAATTACAGATTAAATCACAGATTATTTAAGCCAAAAAGCAAGCGACGGGAAATACCAAGTATTCCAGGAAAAAGAATTTCCAGATAAATTGATAATATGCGGCGATCGCGGCTTGATTTTCTAAGTCAACGGATAAACTACGCCCCCAGAGAATGATTAAAGCGGTGATATGGGCGATCGCGACAAAAATTGGGTTAACTCCGGGCAGAAACCACCATCCCAAGATCACCATACCCAAATAACATCCGGTTAACACCCAACGGGCTAAATTAAACACCGCTTTGGCCCCAAAGTGAATGGTGAATGTGGTGATATGATATTCTCGATCACCTTTAATATCGGGAATATCTTTGAAAATGGCGATCGCAAAAGTGTAGGCTAAAATAAATAGAGTCAATGCCCAAATTTCAGGGGGAATCGAAAGCTGATAAAAGTGCCGTAAATCCTTACCATGATTTAACAACCAGAGAGAGTGTAAAAATAGCCCTAAATTAACAATTATTCCCCGAACCGTATAAATACAAAAAGCTGCCCAAAAAGGAAACCGCTTTAACCGAATTGGTGGCAGAGAATACCCCGTCCCTAACAATAAACTAATCCCCACGGTGGCCAATAACCACTGGCCGCCCAGTACCGCTAATAATAAAGCAAAAATTCCAGTAATATTGACAATTATCCGTGCTTGTTGCCGGGAAATTTCTCCCGCAGCAATGGGCAAATGAGGCTTATTAATTTTATCAATTTCTACATCTTCTAGTTGATTTAATCCGACAATATAAATATTTCCACATAAACAGGCAATCCAAGCCGTAATTAGTGGTAAGATAGAAGGAGATGTAGCCGCAGGAGTTAAGGCCATCGCGATCGCATATAATCCGAAAACACTTAAACTGGTGCCGATAATGGTATGGGGGCGAGAGAATTTCCAGAAGGAATACAGCCACCGGGTATCAAAGCCTTTAGAAGGATGGGAATTAGACAGTTGACTCATGGAAAAATTTTATCCTAGGTTTGATGTCATTCTAAACATTTTCTAGAAAAATAGCAAATTTAACCCAGTTAAACCGGGAAAATCATATATTGCGAGCGTTGCCCACCATACGCAGACAGAACAAAGGGATAAAATAAATAACTACAGAATATTAATATAAGATTAATTGAGCCAAGCTTATGATGAAATTTGAATTGGGTTGTCACCTAGTTTACAGCATCTATGAACCGAGTACATTTGTGTTTAACATTGGGGTGGTTCATAATCAGTATCAGCAAGTTGAACAAGAAAAATTAGAGATTTATCCCCGCTTAGAAATAGAAGAGTATAATAATCCTTTTAATGGCAATCGTTACTTACGATTAAATGCTCCGAAATGCCAAATGGAAATCAGCTATCAAGCGATCGTAGAACTACATCATTTCTTGCAGGATCCCCATGAGCTTCAAGAAGTGACTCCCGCTAATTTACCGTTGGAAATTTTACCCCTGTTGCTACCGAGTCGCTACTGTCAATCGGATCAGTTAATTAATCTGGCTTTTTCTGAATTTGGACACCTGACTCCAGGCTATTCTAGAGTTACGGCTATTTGTAATTGGATTTGTCAAAAAGTTATCTACTTATCTGGGAGTAGCGACCATCATACATCTGCTTATGATACAGCCACAGAAAGAGTGGGAGTTTGTCGGGATTTTGCCCATTTAGCAATAGCTTTTTGTCGAGCATTAAATATCCCTGCTCGGTTTGTTAATGCTTATGCTTATGGCTTAAATCCTCCAGATTTTCATGCTTGTTTTGAAGCCTATTTAGGCGATCGCTGGTATCTGTTTGATCCCAGCCGGTTGGTGCCTCAAACTAGCATTATTCGCATTGGCACTGGACGAGATGCGGCGGATGTTTCTTTTGCCACAATTTTTGGCATGGTGGAAATGAATGAGATGCGTTTATCGATGCAACCTTTGCCCGATCCTACAACGGGAAAAGTTGACCAGCCTTTTTTCACCACCGAGGCGATCGCAATTTCTTAGGGCTTACGAGGACTAAGAAACCGGGTTTCTTAAAGAAACCCGGTTTCTGGGTATTTCTGGGCAGGAGGAAGCCCCTCACAGGGGCTTCCCGAAGTGAGTTTGGAAACGAGTTAGGGATTTTACCTGGCCCGGAGAGAATAAGGGCTTTTTGCTCTTATTTTTTGAACCACTCCGGGCCGGGTACTCCCAGGTATCGTTTGGGCTTGTTGGATGTGTTTCCGGCCCGAATAAACCTGAATTATTCTTGATGACTATATCTTATCCATTTATTAAGAAATTGTCAAGCATTTTTAGAGATAATTTTACCACTGAACTCTGCCGGACACAGAGAGATATTCTTTGTGTCCTTTGTGCCTTTGTGGTTTATTTTCACCACAAAGACACAAAGGACACAAAGAAAAAAACCCGGTTTCTAACTTCCTTACACCATTAAAGTGAAATCAGCGCTATCAATCAAACCAACATCAACACCCGTTAATGTGGCTAACAATTCATTGCCACTGGCAATTAAAGTATTCCCATTACTGCCAGTAATACTTAACTGGTCAAAGGTTAAACCACCGGCTAATCCAATTAGGTCAATACCATTAGTAAAGTCCAGAATTGTATCAGAGCCAAAGCTAGATTGCAGGACAAAATAATCTTTGTCTGCATTACCAATTAGGGTATCATCGCCTTCATCTCCAAATAGGAA encodes:
- a CDS encoding transglutaminase family protein encodes the protein MKFELGCHLVYSIYEPSTFVFNIGVVHNQYQQVEQEKLEIYPRLEIEEYNNPFNGNRYLRLNAPKCQMEISYQAIVELHHFLQDPHELQEVTPANLPLEILPLLLPSRYCQSDQLINLAFSEFGHLTPGYSRVTAICNWICQKVIYLSGSSDHHTSAYDTATERVGVCRDFAHLAIAFCRALNIPARFVNAYAYGLNPPDFHACFEAYLGDRWYLFDPSRLVPQTSIIRIGTGRDAADVSFATIFGMVEMNEMRLSMQPLPDPTTGKVDQPFFTTEAIAIS
- a CDS encoding homogentisate phytyltransferase encodes the protein MSQLSNSHPSKGFDTRWLYSFWKFSRPHTIIGTSLSVFGLYAIAMALTPAATSPSILPLITAWIACLCGNIYIVGLNQLEDVEIDKINKPHLPIAAGEISRQQARIIVNITGIFALLLAVLGGQWLLATVGISLLLGTGYSLPPIRLKRFPFWAAFCIYTVRGIIVNLGLFLHSLWLLNHGKDLRHFYQLSIPPEIWALTLFILAYTFAIAIFKDIPDIKGDREYHITTFTIHFGAKAVFNLARWVLTGCYLGMVILGWWFLPGVNPIFVAIAHITALIILWGRSLSVDLENQAAIAAYYQFIWKFFFLEYLVFPVACFLA
- a CDS encoding NACHT domain-containing protein, producing the protein MLDLRKLSSRLFLGIVVIVPTTLLSTLTGGITGAIANIATAIITPDIKLLLEKWINKYRGKPMADIDLNTALRFVEELPLQHREGQGLTDLERAIFQGIWQGKAFKEIAQDCPGVTREHLSRNVAPKLYKFLSEATKEKVRKKTLKSAINRAYARAQEGLDIETLVKTTRAKVKDYIQDECGTMKLLNMPQPIGLDDIYTEVNILERVTSRTWRELETLAKDCQSEDDCQSEDSDRLGCGAIQKSRVPALTAVEDHEKLFVLGKPGAGKTTFLKHLAIQCNSGKFKPDLVPVFITLRNIPVAEGQPSLLTYIQKWMQLKGVTSEQVVTLLSEGKVFLLLDGLDEVKKEASKRLIDQVPEFLRDFPKNPCVMTCRIAAYECIFDKFTEVEVADFDEKQVKDFAQKWFTKEFPDRAQDLIEKFHQKLNANKPSKELTSNPLLLSLLCWAFAESGQLFQKRSQLYKEALELLLEKLDLQRNIERSELYEGLDSQQRADLLSYLAYTTFTQGKLFFDQEEIQGYIVEYIRNLLHAQTDANELRGNSKSVLKGIEAHHGILVERAQHIYSFSHLTFQEYFTARQIVNNTDPDTLQETFNTLVSHIANKQWREVFLLTVEMLTNADYLLKLMKQKVDQIVAGDEDIQNLLVWLKEKADSVEHPYKPAAVRADYLEPALDGYLQHFLCEDRGLSYEIVIDVFLKVDLGIALNQNLQDPSVIKKFQGLDYGLDRTIDENLDRDLYFPLKPGQVEDRNGILAYATNRNAPTILNDSLAILEKNGRDPELKAALQKLKSQLPSYSDSAALDQWFHQDEGKAWTEQLRTVMIQYRNVGHDWQFSDGQHQLLKDYYNSNLLLVQCLQQARLVSREVREEIEATLLLPQAELKRG
- a CDS encoding Fic family protein, whose product is MVLQYCQYVTANFMLWKPIEDLSSNWQDLASVELPPLVTVWNEQADRLRQSGEFQTFSEKLRREIAIETGIIERLYTIDRGITRLLIEQGINEALIPHGATDIPVKQVVSLIKDQEAAIEGLFDFVGGQRNLSTSYIKQLHQVLTQSQDSTEALNQQGKIFKVSLIKGDWKRQPNNPLRPDGTIHEYCPPEQVASEMDRLIALHHQHREQKVTPEIEAAWLHHRFTQIHPFQDGNGRVARCLASLVFIQASWFPLVITRDDRAVYIAALEDADRGDLSSLINLFAKSQKQAFLRSLGLSEQVLSETRRAQVILAAIADKLQQNQLASVQEKCQKSESFAAILFDIASQRFQEIADDIKLSVQNLLSDAAVFTIAAPVGDRRSHYHRYQVVETAKQLGYFANLRNYHTWIQLVINIETSVTVLLSFHVLGHEYRGLLICNACAYHRDNGEEGEPTISDLQPLTDSPFQFSYADESENLIPRFQKWLEDVIVTGLEYWNKSI
- a CDS encoding divergent PAP2 family protein, with the translated sequence MKEFGHILDNRVLLVAVIACLLAQFLKLFFELVKNRQLNFHLLVESGGMPSSHSALVTALAAGIGQTVGWSSTEFALATIFAVIVMYDAAGVRRAAGDQARVLNQIIELFEDHQFTEDRLKEILGHTPFQVLVGSILGVIVAWVGSFAY
- a CDS encoding MgPME-cyclase complex family protein, producing MQTYHYVLASQRFLLEEEPFEEVLKERTRHYQETNKEIDFWLVKQPAFLEAPEMKDIKAKVPQPSVAVISTNPQFITWLKLRLEYVVVGKFDAPSASIPNPLASLVSA
- the nadA gene encoding quinolinate synthase NadA, translated to MFTTAFLERDATAGNQVPDNLYEAIAALKKELNAVILAHYYQESEIQDIADYIGDSLELSRRAANTDADVIVFAGVHFMAETAKILNPDKLVLLPDLNAGCSLADTCPPDAFAEFKAAHPDHKVISYINCSAGIKAMSDIICTSSNAVKIVSQIPKDQPIIFAPDRNLGRYVMEQTGRDLVLWQGSCLVHENFSEKKIVQLKIQHPEAEIIAHPECEAPVLRHANYIGSTTALLKYAQASSSSTFIIVTEPGIIHQMSKQANDKTFIPAPPTSNCACNECPYMRLNTLEKLYLCMKNRSPEITLPEDIRIAALRPIQRMLEMSA
- a CDS encoding pyridoxine 5'-phosphate synthase, with translation MSQQPTLGVNIDHIATIRQARRTVEPDPVAGAVLAELAGADGITVHLREDRRHIQDRDVRLLRQTVRTHLNLEMAATPEMVQIALDIKPDYVTLVPERREEVTTEGGLDIAGQCDRLTEVVSQLQGAGIPVSLFIDADDAQIEASAKTGAKFIELHTGAYAEAKGEIAQAKELAILTQGCQKARHMGLRVNAGHGLTYWNVRPIACIEGMEELNIGHTIISRAVLVGMERAVREMKQAIRGEV